aaggcaaacgcttaatgactgagccacccaggtgcccctaaaatcacaattttaaaactgcatttaCTTAAGATGAAATAATGTGTTGCATAAAATTATGATGATATAATGCCTAAAACAGCCTGCAACTATGAAAAAAAGTAATCAAACAAACATAAATACACGAATACCACACTTTTTATGTTCCAGTGATGCATACGCAATCATTACTAGGCACTAAAACTAAGtgaaacaaagacaatttttaaagtaataataacaaataccTAACAGTACTTTCTATAGCTAGGCCCCTTTCTAATAAGCACTTACATATTAAACTTATTTATTCCTCCCAAGAACCCACAAGATAGTAcaactatccccattttatagctgcAAATGAGACACAGACAAGTAAAATGATCAAGTTAAAGAGCTAGTAAATCGCAAAACCAAGATAGGAACCCAGGGAATCTGGTTCCAACATGTCCATGCTAAACCACTACATTGTACCAAACGTGCCTTAATTGTAGCCCTTTCCTAACAATACATTGCCACTACATCCTAACACCCATTTCTATAAAACAACAATCTAAGTTAGAACTTGGACTAAGATCATAAACCACAGAAGAGCTTCAATACTGAAAGACTAAAAGAATAAAGATGGCTCCCCCCtcttctcaagtaaataaatctacaGATTAGAAGAAAACAACACAATATGCTCCCCAAAGGGATGAGCTGCTTTTCttaacagttattttcttttttttttttttttaagattttttatttatttattcgacagagatagagacagccagcgagagagggaacacaagcagggggagtgggagaggaagaagcaggctcatagcggaggagcctgacgtggggctcgatcccataacgctgggatcacgccctgagccgaaggcagacgcttaaccgctgtgccacccaggcgcccctttaacaGTTATTTTCTAGTTTACAGTGGGGACCTTCTGTGtcgtgttttctttctcttttaggtTTATCCTTTAACTTCCCTCTCCTCACCTTGACTTTGagttttcagattaaaaaaaacaaaaccaatgaccTAATGATATGAATCTATCTTTTCCAAACTgccatttctttttgctttccatACAGCTTCTTTCTGAATATTTACACAAAGGTTTTATGTGTGTAACTGGATTTgttcctaaatttttttaaatatctaaaaataactcTATGATATGCTTATATCATGACCTATATAAAGTGGTATTACTGCTttggaaaatttaatttaaaaaaccctgaatatatgtatattctatgTATAATATTCTATGCAGTATATTTAAATCATAATAGCAAAGTCCTTGCCTTCCAGAATCTTCTATTCTAAAAAAGCCTGATATATGCTATAACTAATTCACTAAAATCAACTATATAAAAATTCAATGATATTAAGCTCATGACACAGTATGCTTAGTTGGTTGttctaaaatgttttctcctGCGTGAGTTTGCCAACTGCCTCCTTTACTAcaatcctctccccaccctcaacTTTAAACAGATGACTTTATTCACTGAGATCAAGTCATACGGAATATGTAGCCCCTCGTAAGCTTTGTCAACCTGAAGGCATGCACTTCATCTACAGCCAAAGATACCAAATGCTAcaggttttctcttttcccactctGCCAACAAAAAATCACACACCAGAATGGTCTTaggaaatattttccaaacaaaagaTACCGAATTTTCTGTTTTAggctaagaaaataattttttgatcACCCGTTTAGTTTTATCACATAATATAAACACACAATACTTAGGAAGACATCCTTCCACAAAAAGCTACACAATAGTTCCTTGATTAGAATCTTCAggacaaaatacaaaatgataaatCCCATAATGAAGctgtaaatcttattttttttctttaaaataagaagaatGCTCCCAAAGCCCCATATAATATCTACATTATACAGCAATGTTCAATAACAAAATTCCATaacccagaaaattaaaaaatactaatattaaCGGATAATTTCCTAACAAGTGCTAATTACAAAGACTATTAAAATACACACCAACTTCATTAAAATCTTCAAAGGTGATTTTCCCTGTGGCTTCTCTGTCATAATCTTTAAGAATCTTCAGTACATCAGCCTTTTTTACATCAAACCCCAAGGCTCTCATTGCCACCTTTTGGAttaaaagggaaaagcaaattataaaGCACTCTTTCAAAAGAAGTGACTTCCAATTCTTAAATAAGTTTTTACAACTTAGGGATGTCAGcacattaataaaacatttaattcttctgcatgttttatgtctctaaaaaaatcaaagtgataGTTTTTCTCCACtatggaaattaaacagcaattttttcatttatatacctTTTTTTATAGGACAAACCAAGTGTTTACAAAACACACTATACAATGGACTGACTTATTATACAGATCATTTTAACAAGTTATTTGTTCTCAAATGATTaacaaccaaaatgaaaaaaaaggcatagcataaatattaaaaatttatacaacagaagagataaaagaattaaaataagagTTATCCTGAGACTCTACATGATTAGTTATTAAGTATAAATAGTCCAGGCCCCtgagtttaaagaaagaaaagatcttgTTACTATTAACAAGAAAGGAGAGACACGATAGTGACTAAAGAAGTCTTACTTGGAAAGATTCCATTTTTCTCTGATGTATGGGCAAAATAAAGTAGAAGAACACTGAGAAAAGGATGACTGGTCTTAAAACAGATACCATAATATACGCTTGAGGACAGTGAACAGAGCAGCTGCAGGTATTATACTCTGTTCTTCCTGAACAGGAAGAGCTCAGGTGGAAATAAGCGATtagcaaatgagaaaagaaggtAGTAGTAAAAGTGTGTGGAGCAGTCAGTAACAACCAAAGGAATCTGAACTTTATGTAGTGTACAATgaggagccactgaaggtttACGAACAATGAATAATATGAGGAAAGAATCTAGAAAGATGAATCTAACGGTAGTCTACAGAGTAAACTAGAAATGGAGAAACCATTTAGGAAGAACCAGGTATGAAATAAGATCCCAAACCAACATAATAACAATTGTTAACAAATGGAAGAGACATTATAAAGGAAGAATGATCAAAAATCTGggtaactggaaagaaaaaaaaaaaaacagtggaaaaaGAGAGCTAAAGAGCTACCAAAATATTGCCTTGCTCATTGTGTTGAGTGTGAGATCTGTACTACCCGAAACAAACTCTTGCATCTTTATAAATAATTCTAGGCCCTAAGGTTGACATTTTCCCCCATTAGCATGTGTCAACATCAAACATCACTTACACTGTTTGCACCAGAGAAAGTATGTAAAGGATGTATTACTAACATGttcaaattaaaagacaaataacactCTCACAATGTGAAAAAAGAATGTcaccaaaaaaaacaacaacaaaacaacagtgGGAAGAAGAATACAGTAAGAACTGTTTAAATCCTATAGTATGAATTACTTTTATTATGTGAATGAAAAATAAGGCCTTCCAtagtaatgtatttttatatttaaaatactattcaCTTAACAATGAAATGGGAAgtctaaaaaaaatgttaggagtattattcaattttattataGCATTTAACTGTGAACATCTAAAATGGTTTCATATCTCCACAACCAGTTTAGttaaaatacttcagaaatgtattttaacCAACTATCAAAAatgcaaatcattttaacagaaaaatatacattttgaagAACACTATTACCTTTAATTCATGATAATCTATTGCTTCATCTTTGTCTGTGTCAAACAGTTCAAAAGcatctttaatttcttgtttctgttcttcagagagttctcttctttttttcctctttgttttgtctACTACAAGCTCATttctatggaaagaaaaaagtctattcagtCTACTTTAATCCTATTCTCCTATGCATCTAGATGATTAAAATAAGATTCCAAAATGcaacaaaaaaattaaccaacgaataatcttttaaatttctataagggaagtatttggaagaaaaatgaaaaaatcttcCTTACATGAGTCAAAGCCTTGTTCACTCCATAGTCTAAGCTGCTATAAATTTGCACTTTCCAAAACTGAAGAGTGTTACAGGTTATTAAAAGAAATTAGGGCctaactttctttccttctggcttTGTACTTATTCTCAATGATATTAATGTGGAAGAAATAAGAACtgtgaataaaaaaattactttcatgaCAGAAAtctcaacaaaaaaacaaagcattcaTACTATTCACATTATTCTACAAcatagtgttaaaaaaaaatcaaaggaaaattcaTTATTGATGATCACTCTATATTTGGTTTACTTCTGACAGCATTTATAAGTTATCAAAATTACTACAAAAAAAGCATGTAATTTAACAACTTACAAAGTTTTTGGCATTGTAGGTTAAAAGTTATTTAGATTACATATTTCTACGTTTGgcgctttatttataatttcttccaCTGATATTAACAAATCAACCAAAATACTGAAGTCTAAATACAGCATGAAAATTAAATGCCAAAAAAGTATATTTGTGCTAATTTTCTATAATATAAAGTGAAAAGTCAAAGATTTTGTAAATCTCACGTGTAAATTTTTACTTAGTTTCTCATAAAccctggaaatttttttaaaggaatctttttttaaaaagccagaaatgTCTGAAGAGATACTAATCTTAGTGTTCCAAAGTTTCAAGTGGGGCTGCAACATCTGTATAAGAAACAAGTTTTGATACCAAACAatttcataaaactttaaaatgtaaaacttgatTTTAATAAAACGTTACCTATTTGCTTGTTTTGCTCTCTAAAAATCTACAACAAAGGCAAGAGATGATTAAAAATTGATCAGAAGAGGTATAATAAATAAAGCTGAGGAAAATCTTTCTTTCACAAGAGACCTGACTTTACACAAGCTTGGACATTGCCGGGGTCATTTTCTCTGGACGGCCAAGTCCACCACAGACCTACAACTGATTCCAGGCAGGCTACAATAACCTCTTGGACGAGGCACTTGTTTTAGAGAGGCGTAACTAAGTATTTTTAAGGTAAAACATCTACAGGGCGCTGGGGGCAACACACAGGGGATCTGAGTATGGAAGCGAATGAAAGGTAAAGAAActcaaaaatttttgaaaaacccAAGAGAGAGATTGCCAGTTAAAGTCATTTAAGTGGGTCCCCGGTTATACCTTAAAACAGGGCCAAAGGATAAGAGCAAGGAGGGCTTTTATGTTATTTCCAAAATTTATAGATAAGCATGACAGCATCACTGCCGCTGAGATGAAGCCTTAGACCTGGAAGGCGGAACTGAATGAAGGGATGGATGCTCCTTGGCCTGATTTCTCGCAGAAACACCGCGAGAAGAAACATCGCGATATTTCACTCCCTCCTCGCAACTAAAACCACCCGCCTTTTTGGTGGTGCAAAGCCCAACGCGCTGATAGACGTTAACTACCGCAGCAGAAATATACAGGACTCGTCACCTGCCAGACACCAGGGCCCCCAGGGTGAGGGGTCCGGGCCCGGGAAGGCTCCTCTTCCTCGTCCCAAACTGCGTCCCCTTCCTCGCCTCGGCCCCAACTACCTCCCTTCCACACACACCCGCCCTGGGGCCCGCTGCGGGGTGTGGAGAGCATTGCGGCCTCCTCATTACCGACCTCAGAGCTAAACTCATTTTCTCTTCGGACAGAGACGTTCCTCTCAAGAACGATTTTAACGCCCTACCCAAGGCAGCACGACTTCCACAAGCCGTTCAACAGACACCCACGACCTCAGCGGCTTCAAGGACCTCCCACAAGGTAGACACTTCTGAGCCGGATTGGTTGACATTGCTAAAGTCCTGCCCGTTGAGGCGGAAGCGTCACTAGTCTTCTGCTCTCATTGGGCACATTTCGCGTCAATCAAACAAACCGcgcttccctcttctttttctgcccctcctcccgccctttAGATTGGCCTGTAGCGGTTTCCCCGAATCCTTTGCGGAGCTAGGGTTTGGGTATTTGTGTGGTAGATCGGGCGGAAGGTGGGTGGATCTCGCCTCACGCAAGGAGACCTGTAACCTGTGGCTAGTGACCGGAGACGAGACGGACAGCTccgagggaaaggaaggaagggaaaagaggcaCGGCCGCGGGGTTAGCCCTCTCAGCTAGAAGGAGGGAGTAGCTCGAGAATGAGGCCTGCCAAATTTGGCTTCGCTATATTCTAAAACCTTGCATGGCCTGAGTACATGGGGAGTTTGTTTAAAACGCAGATTTAAATGTATCTTTCTCCCATTCTGATTCTAGTAGGTATGAATCTGcgttctttttttccttacaaaCTGTCCAAGTGATTCTAAGGCGGGTCTGTGGattatatttgtataattaatGGGTTGGATTATTATGCTATTTACGGTGAAGCGATGCTTAACCGTCCCTTagctcccctcttcctccttgaATGGATTTGTTCTTTTATGTCCTTTATTTTCCAGTGTTATAAGCTGCTAATACACATTATGTTATCTGAAGTTGCAAACTAAGTTCTTGAAGCTCATTTGGGTAATTTCTTTACTTGTTCATCACTCCTACTAGACTTTCTTGGGGTGCAGGATTATACCTTTCATTTAGAGCTGTTCCTAGTGTCTAATACAATGCCTGATgcataggtgctcaataaatatttgttatattgaATGGAATCTTGCTGTGAAAACCCACAAAGCCCTGAACTAAGCTGTAAACcttataaaggaataaaatagccCGAATGTGGGGGTCGgtcaggggaagggggaagataAACACTATGGTTTATGTATAAAGgagatgtatacacacacacactcacacacacatatataggtttaaagaagggaaagaacacaaTACGACAGAAGAAAGTCTTCTTGAAGGTTTTGGCCTATATCTTAGGCCTAGAAGGATGAGCTAAATTTGGACAAGTAAAACTAGTATGTAACTAggtgtaaatataaaaattacaagtTCAAGGAtagccccccaaaaaacaaaattagaaaacttaCCTTTTAAAGTACTTCTATAAgtcaaaaaagaaagggaatattGCCACTAATAAGGTTTTTGTAGTTTAAAAGgaaggttggggcacctggctggctcagtctccagagcatgcaactcttgatctctgggttgtgagttcaaaccccacattgggcgtagaacttacttttaaaaaataataagagggACCTTTACAAACTATTAAAATACTTCATACAACTTAATCCTGACAATATTAATATCAAAATGAAATAGTCACTTTCCAAAGGAAACAGAtgactgaaaaaagaaaactgaattagGTCGATAACTATAAATAGGGCTGAATGATATGATGATGCCAGAATTCCAtgccataaaataaaaaggcatccaGCCCACTCAGAATTATGGGTGAGTTAAAAATTCATGAGGAGCAggcaacttttgatcttggggtcgtgggttcaagccccacgttggctgtagagattactggaaaaaaaaaactttgaattcATAAAAATTTCTGAGGAACTGATTCTTGTGCTTTAAACTCAAAGCATGATGGAGAACTTCTTAAATGTTCTACCTGATGTGAAGCTAgcacagaaaacattaaaagtatttaaaatcctaaaaagcatttaaaatcacCGTATGCTGCATGAGGAGAGTGTGCATGTTGTTCCCCGTTCTATGTGCCTGGCTCATATTTGATGGTCATCAGTGAACATACGTGCAAACATTTTGGATGTTGGAAAAATCAATTTGGTATTGTCTTACAGGAACATTTCACTATAACCaaatagagtttatttttaaaatgcaaagatagTTCAAAATACAAATCTGTATTAATTAATCATAATTCTGGGTTAAGGAGATAAACTCAGTATCTGAAAAGGTGCTGGAGAATATTCAAAGTccatttctaataaaatatattaataaaccAGATGTAGAAGGCGCGTTTTTAAGTTGAACAGCATATTTGAAAAATGctagtgttggggcacctgggtggctcagttggttaagagtctgtcttcggctcaggtcatataccagggtcctgggattgagccccacgttgggctccctgcttggcagagagcctgcttctccctctcccgctgctgctcccactgcttgttctctctctgtgtctgtctctctctgtcaaaaaaaaaaaaaaaaaatgctagtgtTTCTTAAACCTGGTACCTGCAACACTAGAATTTTGTGGGATGTTTATGGTCATTTCATGAAGAATGTGTTTTGTTGGCaaataatttggggaaatagatttttaaatgtttaatgtttccAGCAGGATATCCTGCTAAGGGAATGACAGGAAAGTTTATATATCATTTCTGCATGGTAGTGAAAATTAGTGACTGGTCTACTCCTTGCTACAAGAGAGGctggaaaaagaaatctctagCTGAAAAACTGTGTGCCCTGCTAAAACTTGGGGTCAGGTCATCTATTACTAAAGATAGGAGATTTGCAGCTCTACCACAAACATTAAAATTGTTATCAACACTGTCTCTGAAATTCTAATCAATGAtgtaagaaaacaagaaaaagaggtgatatataaaattaacatgaCTAATATGATTACCTGGCAAAATCCAAGAGTATCAGACTattagaattgaaaaaagaattcagtaaagtagctgattttcagaaaaatttgCAAAATCAACAAGCAATTATAAGctaaaataataacagcaatatGAAATTCCTACAAGTAAACTTAAAAGGAAATCTGTAGAATCAGTAGGTAGAAAATCACAACATTTTACTAAAGGATGTGAGATTTGAATAAATTGACAAGCTGTTCTAGATGGGAAGATTCAGTATTGTAAAAATGTTGATTATACCCTAGATTCATCTGTAAatttaatcaaaatgaaaattctccatttaaaaaaaatttttaaagattttatttatttgagagagagagcaagcgtgcaTATATGAGCCGTGAGggtggcagcagagggaaagggaaaagcagactcccctctgagcagggagcccaacatggggcttgatcccaggatcctgagataatgacctgagccaaaggcagacccttaacagactgagcacCTTGGtgccctcatttttttcttgaacataataaaaattgttctaatgatcatctcaaaaataattgcttaaaaataagtTACAAAATGGCGAAGAAGAATAGTAATACAAAAATTGCTCTATaggatattaaaatgtatttgctaCTATTGTAATCAAAATAGTAAAGCCAGAGACAGAGCCAAAAGTAGATAGAATTTGTGGTTTAAGAAGATAGTAGCATTAGTATTTGTTTAGTCTTCCTCCTGAATCCTTAATAAAACAATAGTtgagaaataatttctaataCTAAAGTGATCTGGAGAGCTCCCACAAACAGAGaaggtatttcaaaaaatatctgaaagatcAAAAGAGACATGGAAGCCTCTTGACAAATGAGACAGATCATCAAAGTGTCAACtccttgaggtgcctgggtggctcagtcagttaagtgtctgcctttggctcaggtcatgaacccagagtcctaggattgagtcccacatcaagctccctgctcagtggagagtctgcttctcaatctttcccttccccctgctcatgctcacacactctctctctctctgaaataaatacataatcttaaaaaaaaaaaaaagtgtcaactCCTTAGAATTTGCAGGTGATTAAAGCTTCAGAGAGAGTTGATCTGCCTGACAGAGTCCCAGAGAGACCCTAGGCTTAGAGTTGTCTGGCACAGTAGAGGGTGGAAATGAGAAAACGGCTGAATACGAAATGTAAAAGCTCTTTAGGAAACCACTGCACTTGAATTCTTCCAGATTCCCCTCCCCAGTATTGTCTCTCTTCACATCTATCTAGAATCccattcttaaaaatgaatgaagaatcAAAAACTGTCAGAGATAAGAAGGAAGTCAACAGCATGAATGATAAACTAAGGAAAACAACTATCTAGGAAGACTCAGAGTCAGCTTAGGAAGCAAAATAAACTCAtagtatattaataatattaagcTTCCTAAGAGGTAGTCAAGAAAATACTGTTTAAGAGAACAGCATACTCTGAAAGAGAAACATTCCGAGAATAATGAAAGACTGTTGAAAATAAACATGAtcgacaaaataaaaaatttaatagaatGATGATGTGATTTAATTGAAATACTCCAGAACTTAGAGCATTCAGACAAAAACATGGAAACATTGAAAAAACATGAAGGATTTATCCAGTAGATCCATGATATGACTAATAGGAATTCCAGAAACAGCAACAatggaggaaagacagaaaaatatcaaatatataattgAAGAAAAATTTCAGGGAACTAAAGGTCAGTACAAGTTCTTAGATTGATAGGACACACATAGTATTAAGCAAACTAAAATGGTAAAAGGAACCACATATCAATAAGACATttcagaacattaaaaataaaaacgttAGCTTCCAGGGGCAAATCTGCTCtcctatgaaagaaaataattgaactagcatcagatttctcatcagaaatattAGACTCCGGAAGATAATAACTTCAAAATTGTAAGGGGACATTATTTTGAACTTAGAATTCCATTCCTTTTCAAGACAAAAACCAAGCGTGAGAATGTAATAAGGATTTCAGAAAGTTCAGTCATTGTATATACTTCGAGAGTTGTCCTCCAGATTGTGTAATCTAGGGGTATTTCAATATTGTATTTcactcttatttttatataaataagtataatataaatgtataagaTTATATAGagcataatatataattatatatataattttaagagtacaatgtatacatatatttaccacaattaaaaagaaaaaccctcgcaatgaaaacaaatatgataATAAAACCAATGAAGAACAGAAAtgtcaaggttaaaaaaaaaattaaagacaggggcacctgggtggctcagtcagttgagcatccgactcttgatttcagctcaggtcatgatcttcgggttgtgggattgagccctgcatcaggctctggcctctggcttgagattctttccctctgcctgcccccccaaataaataaataaataaataaataaataaataaatacatctttaaaaaaataaatgaaggcaaataatgaagtaggaaaaatatttgcaaaatacttgGAGGATAAgggattattatttttcataatataacaAACCTGTTTATTGCGCAGTCAGACCTTGACCTGTTCCAAATGGAAAAAagctcattctctttttctccagtcACTGCTTTCAAgtgtattttatcaaatttctctttcctgttgCTTTATGTTTGGGACATATCTTACAGCTTTCTTTTCAGtcattttcatgatttcttttcaTGTTGATTATAGGACTAAGtcccatttttataattatggTTTTCTTTCTGGTATTAAAATGTCCAATCTTGGAgcacgtggatggctcagttgcttgGAGCACTgcgactttggctcaggtcatgatctcaggatcctgggatagagccccaaatCTGGCTCCCTGCCAAgtgagtagggagtctgcttctccctctccctctgctcctccccacactcatgatctgtctctctgtctctctttctctctctctttcaaataaattaataaaatcttaaaaaaaaaaagaagtaattaaggttaaatgaaatcttaagagGGGGGCTCTAATCCAACAGGAGTGGTATCTTTATAAGAAGTAGAAACACCAAAGGATATGCACCCACAAAATAAAGGCTGTatgagagcagaggaagaaggcagctatctgcaagccaaggagaggcctCCAGAAAAACCCAGGTGGCACCTTGTttttgaacttccagcctcccaaactgtgagaaaacaaattcctgttgtttacctaccaagtctgtggtattttgttatggcagaccTAGAAGACTAATACAATAAATAAAGACTGACAGATTCTACCGTATGACAGTGGAACATTTCTCTATAGCAGAAGACTACATTAAGTAAAgtaaacatacaaacaaaagcaTGGAGTTTGAGTTAAGATAACGGTATTAAAATGGTATAATAATTAATTGTGATGGAGAGCTGTATCttcatacatttcttttctttttttttttttttcagtgagtcACACTTTATTACACATCAGAAGAAAACCCTAGTAGATTTCTAGGGTTGccgtaacaaatgaccacaaaccaAGTGACTACTTAGCAATACATTTTCAACATCTGTAGAATATGTTTGGCATCCATTGATTGTGTTCATCCCTTAGAATTGGTCACATTTTCCTGATACTTTGTATATTGAGTCATTTGGAATTATATTTAGATATTGTGAATGTTATGTTGTGTTCTCAGTCCTGGTATATGCGTCTTGAGATGTTGCTTTGCTGTAGAAGGCAATCGACCGGGTTTGAGTCGGTCAGCCTATATGTCTAGTTGAGATTCTGTGTATGAGATCAAGTAGCTCTGTTGTTTTATATGTGTGCCGTATATGCTCAAGGATTAGGCTGGGACACCTGCAGAGACCCACATAGAATTAGAACCCCTTTTCTGGTTCTCTCCTCTGGAATTCCCTCCCACACTCGTTTCCTGTATCCACTGGCCAGAGGTATATGTTTTCTATTACTACTGCCAGGCCAACTCAGGAG
This Ursus arctos isolate Adak ecotype North America unplaced genomic scaffold, UrsArc2.0 scaffold_5, whole genome shotgun sequence DNA region includes the following protein-coding sequences:
- the CETN3 gene encoding centrin-3, whose translation is MSLALRNELVVDKTKRKKRRELSEEQKQEIKDAFELFDTDKDEAIDYHELKVAMRALGFDVKKADVLKILKDYDREATGKITFEDFNEVVTDWILERDPHEEILKAFKLFDDDDSGKISLRNLRRVARELGENMSDEELRAMIEEFDKDGDGEINQEEFIAIMTGDI